In Bradyrhizobium guangxiense, the genomic window ATCGCGGGCCACCACATCGGCATTCGCACGCAGGTTCGCCGCGGCTTGACGAATTATCTCGGATCGCCGGGCCGCTGAGGTCAGTGACCAAACGTTGAAGCCGTTCGTTGCAGCATCGACGGCAGCGGCAAGATCGGCCTCCCTTGCCATAGGAACGATCCCCAGCACGGCTTCGTTTGCGGGGTTCAATATCGGAGCGCCGTTACGTTCGATCCATTTTCCACCGATAAACAGCCTTATTGGGGTGTGCCCAGTCATCGGGTCACTCCGAGGAATTTTCGTGTGTCGGCCACCACTTTTGCCGGACTACGCTTACGCCACGGCGCGCGCTGACCTGGCGGACGGTTTTCGATTTCTGGGTGGATCTTATTCCAGACGAAGACGGGCCCGTCCTTCGCCAGGATTTCTGGCAGGGCGGCAGTATATGTGGCTAGATCATCGAAAAAATAAGTGCGATTGATGCCACATCCGCGAGCCACAAGGTCATAAGCAACGTTCTTCGCGTTCGGTACGGGCTGTCCACCAGTTGTGGCATAGCATTCGTTGTCCATCAAGAAGTAGTAGTAGTTTCGAGGCGCC contains:
- a CDS encoding thiamine pyrophosphate-dependent enzyme, which encodes MIYTKDLVHAFAPHRRNALVVSGRSGQYWLDISEGGADLPVGDPSMGGHAGFSFGLALAQPEKPVVVFDSEGDLLMNLSILTTIAEKAPRNYYYFLMDNECYATTGGQPVPNAKNVAYDLVARGCGINRTYFFDDLATYTAALPEILAKDGPVFVWNKIHPEIENRPPGQRAPWRKRSPAKVVADTRKFLGVTR